From the genome of Nitrosomonas sp., one region includes:
- a CDS encoding XrtA-associated tyrosine autokinase, producing MSIIEKAISKLEKEVGNQTAKASSRTKLKTNRESKPKPESIQEEGLNVNQASLDEHVYESAQANYINIDLDRLSRLGIVTPDQGKTQIAEQFRIIKRPLLTKAFAKKNNNLIMISSAVAGEGKSFCSVNLAMSIASEMDHRVLLIDADVARPSIPNLLGFKNEKGLMDMLLGESIDVADVLIKTNVGKLSLITSGTAHSHATELLASQTMIMLLEELAQRYNDRIVIFDAPPILMTSEARVLAERMGQIVLVVEAERTTQQALSHVISQFNSKANINLIYNKVRTFSGGEYYGYYYS from the coding sequence ATGAGTATTATTGAAAAAGCAATTAGCAAGCTTGAAAAAGAAGTGGGTAACCAGACTGCAAAGGCTTCTAGTCGAACTAAACTAAAGACTAATCGTGAGTCCAAGCCCAAGCCTGAATCGATACAAGAAGAAGGTTTAAATGTTAATCAAGCTTCATTAGATGAGCATGTGTATGAATCTGCTCAAGCAAATTATATCAATATTGATCTCGACCGACTGAGTCGTTTAGGAATTGTAACGCCTGATCAAGGTAAAACACAAATTGCAGAGCAGTTCAGAATTATAAAAAGACCGTTATTAACAAAAGCATTTGCTAAAAAGAATAACAATTTGATTATGATCTCCAGCGCGGTGGCCGGAGAAGGCAAAAGTTTCTGTTCGGTGAATTTGGCAATGAGTATTGCATCTGAAATGGACCATAGGGTTTTGCTGATAGATGCTGATGTTGCCAGACCTTCAATACCTAATTTATTAGGTTTTAAGAATGAAAAAGGGCTGATGGATATGCTGCTAGGCGAATCAATCGATGTGGCCGATGTATTGATAAAAACAAATGTGGGGAAACTCAGTCTAATTACGAGTGGAACTGCACATTCACACGCGACTGAGCTTTTGGCCAGCCAGACTATGATCATGCTGCTCGAAGAACTTGCCCAGCGTTATAATGATAGAATTGTAATATTTGATGCACCGCCTATTTTGATGACGAGTGAAGCACGTGTGCTGGCGGAACGAATGGGGCAAATTGTATTGGTTGTTGAAGCCGAGCGGACAACACAACAAGCACTTAGTCATGTGATCAGTCAATTTAATTCCAAAGCTAATATTAATTTAATTTATAACAAAGTCAGAACTTTTTCGGGTGGCGAATATTATGGGTATTACTACTCATGA
- a CDS encoding TIGR03016 family PEP-CTERM system-associated outer membrane protein: MNFSIKQSSPCLFVYLGVVFIFLVCSRQATAGELSFKPSLNISETYTDNLRLGGGIIGGGGGTGGVGFGLAGAKGGDLITQINPGVQLTGTGRRYDVNAHYVMNNLIFARNSNLTRIRHMLNASANTEVLKDLFFIDGSARILQQNISPLGPQTADNVFVTGNRANIEIYSVSPYIRHRFQNVASTELRYTRGIVKSGVNGFFDSQSDSYQANLNSGDIFGKLGWGLSYSNQMIHMNRVNRTIELERSIANFRYNITPRFGITATGGYERNSFVSIRGKPSSPTWTAGFVWAPNKRTDLRFSAGQRFFGDTYSGAANYRTRLTSWEVLYIEDITTLNQQAGQFGAAGVLSQFGGLLGQDMLLGLNNFLTNRVFLQRRFNASVTLNGSRNNLTLSLFQLKRKPYTAEELDADLLGFPIFFNNTRQLGGNASWRYRLSSTMNFNMNFSFIRFDFLSANRVNDNLIFSANVTKDFFPDLIGMLQYQRIDRLSNIQAGNQNIDLSANAVTVSLTKNF, encoded by the coding sequence ATGAATTTCTCAATTAAACAGAGCAGCCCTTGTCTGTTTGTTTATTTAGGTGTTGTATTTATATTTCTGGTGTGTTCTAGACAAGCCACTGCTGGTGAACTCAGCTTCAAACCGTCCCTGAATATCAGCGAAACGTATACGGATAATTTGAGATTGGGTGGCGGCATAATAGGTGGCGGTGGCGGTACGGGTGGAGTCGGATTTGGATTGGCCGGTGCTAAAGGAGGCGATTTAATCACACAAATTAACCCTGGTGTGCAGCTTACCGGTACGGGAAGACGTTATGATGTGAATGCACACTACGTCATGAATAATCTTATCTTTGCAAGAAACAGCAATCTGACGCGGATTCGGCATATGCTGAATGCTTCGGCAAATACGGAAGTTTTGAAAGATTTATTTTTTATAGATGGAAGCGCAAGAATTTTACAACAGAATATAAGTCCTTTAGGTCCGCAGACTGCTGACAATGTTTTTGTAACAGGTAATCGTGCAAATATTGAAATTTATAGTGTAAGCCCTTACATCCGGCACCGGTTTCAGAATGTTGCCTCCACTGAGTTACGTTATACCAGAGGTATTGTTAAATCAGGCGTTAATGGGTTTTTTGATAGCCAGAGTGACAGCTATCAAGCAAACCTGAATAGTGGGGATATTTTTGGAAAGTTGGGATGGGGCCTCAGTTACAGTAATCAAATGATCCATATGAATCGGGTGAATAGAACGATTGAGTTAGAACGCTCTATTGCAAATTTTCGTTACAATATTACGCCTCGTTTTGGCATAACCGCGACAGGCGGTTATGAAAGAAACAGTTTTGTCTCAATTAGGGGAAAACCCAGCAGTCCAACATGGACAGCCGGATTTGTCTGGGCACCCAATAAGCGGACGGATTTGCGTTTTAGCGCAGGCCAGAGGTTTTTTGGCGACACCTATTCAGGAGCTGCTAACTATCGGACGCGTTTAACATCCTGGGAAGTGTTGTATATTGAAGATATAACAACGTTAAATCAGCAGGCTGGCCAATTTGGTGCAGCGGGTGTTCTGAGTCAATTTGGCGGACTCTTAGGACAGGATATGCTTTTAGGTTTAAACAACTTTTTAACGAATCGTGTTTTTTTGCAAAGGCGTTTTAATGCATCTGTGACCCTGAATGGTTCAAGAAATAATTTGACATTAAGTTTATTTCAACTAAAACGAAAACCTTATACGGCAGAAGAGCTTGATGCTGATTTACTTGGTTTTCCCATTTTCTTCAATAATACGAGACAATTAGGCGGGAATGCTTCATGGCGATATAGACTTTCCTCAACGATGAACTTCAATATGAATTTTAGTTTTATCAGGTTCGATTTTTTATCCGCAAATAGAGTAAATGATAATCTGATTTTTTCTGCAAATGTTACAAAAGATTTTTTTCCTGATTTGATCGGGATGTTGCAATATCAGCGCATAGATAGACTCTCGAACATCCAGGCTGGAAATCAGAATATTGATTTATCCGCTAATGCTGTAACTGTTTCCTTAACCAAGAATTTCTAA
- a CDS encoding XrtA-associated ATPase, with translation MYESFYEFDAKPFQLKPDPSFYYGSKGHKRAMAYLDYGLSQGEGFIVLTGEVGAGKTTLMRSLFQSLESDKIMAVQIVSTHIDSTDILTLVAAAFGLQYANASKATLLLDIEKFLRRCDKQGKRVLLVVDEAQNLSPETLEELRMLSNFQTDEVPLLQTFLLGQPEFKKTLLSRNMQQLRQRVIATYHLGPLDEQETKAYIEHRLKTVGWQNNPVIYDDAYHLIYTHTGGIPRKINLLCDRMLMMGCLEELHYFDQKAVEVVITDFQQEFDAHQIMADDLAKLPEIGLDMENQSKMDLGKIESRLLRMEKSVLFVLDLLKQNLSFGNVKNDTNKRL, from the coding sequence ATGTATGAATCGTTTTACGAATTTGATGCCAAACCATTTCAATTAAAACCGGATCCCAGTTTTTACTATGGCAGTAAAGGGCATAAACGGGCAATGGCTTATTTGGATTATGGCCTTTCACAAGGAGAAGGCTTTATTGTTCTTACGGGTGAAGTTGGAGCAGGTAAAACGACATTGATGCGTAGTCTTTTCCAAAGCTTGGAATCAGACAAGATAATGGCTGTTCAGATTGTCAGTACCCACATTGATTCGACGGATATTTTAACGCTGGTTGCTGCTGCTTTTGGTTTGCAATATGCCAATGCGAGTAAAGCCACTTTATTACTTGATATTGAAAAATTTCTTCGTCGCTGTGATAAACAGGGCAAGCGTGTTTTGCTGGTTGTCGATGAAGCCCAGAATTTATCCCCGGAAACCCTAGAGGAATTGCGGATGTTGTCTAATTTTCAGACAGATGAAGTGCCATTATTACAAACATTTTTATTGGGTCAACCGGAATTCAAGAAAACACTGTTGAGTCGAAATATGCAACAACTCAGGCAAAGAGTAATTGCTACTTATCATTTGGGGCCCTTGGATGAACAGGAAACAAAAGCGTATATTGAGCATCGATTAAAAACAGTTGGCTGGCAGAATAATCCTGTTATTTATGATGATGCATATCACCTGATCTATACTCATACTGGTGGGATTCCAAGAAAAATTAATTTGCTGTGCGATCGAATGCTTATGATGGGTTGTCTGGAAGAACTCCATTACTTTGACCAGAAAGCGGTCGAAGTAGTTATTACTGACTTTCAACAAGAATTTGATGCACACCAAATCATGGCGGATGATCTGGCAAAACTTCCCGAGATCGGATTAGATATGGAAAATCAAAGCAAAATGGACCTGGGAAAAATCGAAAGCCGGTTATTGAGAATGGAAAAATCAGTCCTTTTTGTTTTAGATTTGTTAAAGCAGAATTTATCGTTCGGTAATGTTAAAAATGATACCAACAAGAGATTGTAA
- a CDS encoding DUF3473 domain-containing protein, with product MTIDVEDYFQVSAFEANIPRESWDSIPCRVEGNIDRILGLLDEKQIKATFFTLGWIAQRYPEMVRRIVDNGHELASHGWAHARVTDLSQRQFEEDISRSKLLLEDISGQAILGYRAPSFSINDHNLWALDCLAEAGYRYSSSIYPVQHDHYGMPEAPRFANHPRGESGVLELPVTTIRLCGRNFPAGGGGYFRFWPYSVSKWFIKRLNVNESHAAIFYFHPWEIDVEQPRQSDISFKTRFRHYLNLHRMEERLRSLMHDFKWNRMDKIFLPKELGIIK from the coding sequence ATGACAATCGATGTTGAAGATTATTTTCAAGTTTCAGCTTTCGAAGCCAATATTCCAAGAGAATCATGGGATAGCATTCCATGCAGAGTAGAAGGCAATATAGACAGGATTCTAGGTTTACTCGATGAAAAGCAGATAAAGGCGACATTTTTTACCTTGGGTTGGATAGCGCAACGATATCCTGAAATGGTAAGACGTATTGTTGATAATGGCCATGAATTAGCAAGCCATGGATGGGCGCATGCACGCGTTACTGACCTGTCGCAGCGTCAATTTGAAGAAGATATCAGTCGTAGTAAATTACTTTTGGAAGATATTAGTGGCCAGGCGATACTAGGCTATCGGGCGCCAAGTTTTTCGATCAATGACCATAATTTGTGGGCGTTGGATTGCTTGGCAGAGGCAGGGTATCGCTATAGTTCGAGCATTTATCCTGTACAACATGATCACTACGGCATGCCCGAGGCGCCAAGATTTGCAAATCACCCAAGAGGCGAAAGCGGGGTCCTCGAGTTGCCGGTAACAACAATTCGTCTTTGTGGACGGAATTTTCCAGCGGGTGGAGGTGGTTATTTCAGATTTTGGCCATATTCCGTTTCTAAATGGTTTATTAAAAGACTCAATGTAAATGAGTCCCATGCGGCAATTTTTTATTTTCACCCATGGGAAATTGATGTGGAACAGCCACGTCAAAGTGATATCAGTTTTAAAACCCGATTTCGGCATTACTTGAATTTGCATCGTATGGAAGAAAGGCTAAGATCACTGATGCACGACTTTAAATGGAACAGAATGGATAAAATTTTCTTACCTAAAGAACTTGGCATTATCAAATGA
- a CDS encoding FemAB family PEP-CTERM system-associated protein encodes MVIREMQPGDKARWDKFVLRCPEATFFHRAGWKNVIEQAFNHKVWFLYAEYDGQIQGILPLAEVKSFLFGHSISALPFCVYGGVAADNQFARMKLEQAADELARRNKVDYLEYRNMHSVHPDWPNKDLYVTFRKAIDPDVEKNLLAIPRKQRAMVRKGIKYELEAVIDEDVERFFFAYSSSVHRLGTPVFSKRYFQLLKETFAEDCELMTVIKNGKTISSVMSFYFRDEVLPYYGGGTDDARKLAANDYMYWELMRRSCESGYKTFDFGRSKRDSGSYSFKKNWGFEAQPLYYEYQLINASHVPNHNPSNPKYKFFINAWQKLPLSIANLVGPHIVKNLG; translated from the coding sequence ATGGTAATTCGCGAAATGCAACCGGGAGATAAAGCACGTTGGGACAAGTTTGTGTTGAGGTGCCCGGAAGCGACTTTTTTTCATCGGGCAGGGTGGAAAAATGTGATAGAGCAAGCGTTTAATCATAAAGTCTGGTTCTTATATGCAGAGTATGATGGTCAGATTCAGGGAATACTGCCATTGGCTGAAGTTAAAAGCTTTCTTTTCGGACACTCCATTAGCGCATTACCTTTTTGCGTGTATGGCGGTGTAGCTGCGGATAATCAATTTGCACGAATGAAACTTGAGCAGGCGGCTGATGAACTGGCACGACGAAATAAAGTGGATTATCTTGAATATCGTAATATGCATTCTGTTCATCCAGATTGGCCGAATAAAGATCTTTACGTGACTTTTCGCAAGGCGATTGATCCTGATGTTGAAAAGAACCTTTTGGCAATACCGAGAAAACAACGCGCGATGGTACGTAAAGGCATAAAGTATGAACTTGAAGCTGTTATTGATGAGGATGTTGAACGTTTCTTTTTTGCTTATTCAAGTAGTGTACATCGATTGGGAACACCTGTTTTCTCAAAGCGATATTTTCAACTTCTCAAAGAAACATTTGCTGAAGATTGCGAGCTTATGACGGTTATTAAGAACGGTAAAACAATTAGCAGTGTAATGAGCTTTTATTTTCGGGATGAAGTATTGCCGTACTATGGCGGTGGAACTGATGATGCGAGAAAACTGGCTGCCAATGATTATATGTATTGGGAGCTCATGAGACGAAGCTGTGAAAGCGGTTATAAAACGTTTGATTTTGGTCGCAGCAAACGAGATAGCGGATCTTATAGTTTTAAAAAAAACTGGGGGTTTGAAGCACAACCACTTTACTATGAGTATCAGCTAATTAACGCTTCACATGTGCCGAATCACAATCCATCAAATCCAAAATATAAGTTTTTTATTAACGCATGGCAGAAATTACCGCTTTCTATTGCTAATTTGGTAGGACCGCATATTGTTAAGAACTTGGGATAG
- the xrtA gene encoding exosortase A, whose protein sequence is MNTIISTEKLNQNQNGAPALMAVLAVIGILVIYHETVGSMVATWYRSETYAHGFLIFPFVIYLIWTKRHSICAHNQQPCPMALLGLGILGFFWLVAELASVQVLTQYILVAMLPVVVAVILGYRIMFAMAFPLAYLFFAVPFGDMLIPPLINFTADFTVNALQLTGVPVYREGTFFSLPTGNWSVVEACSGLRYLIASVTLGTLYAYLTYRSLSRRLIFIFFSILVPIIANGIRAYLIVMTGHLSNMQLAVGVDHLIYGWIFFGFVMLVLFWVGSFWREDDDEAATPKLGEQQLIGDEKKVTSITKTALITFAALSITLIWPIYAAYLEKDTVHEPEFNFYLPDRKEWYIASDPVTDWKPIYIGHPGRFEQHYSGFGDNRVSLYVTYYFNQRQGHELINFGNMLVPETDAPWRKIGERKKSVIMDKNEMTVRQAQLSSYSGKLLVWRWYVLGNEETISAYVAKALLAKNRLLYGEDFGAEIIVASPYDVEPDEAASVLKQFLSDMLPVISDNLENLNKQ, encoded by the coding sequence ATGAACACCATAATTTCTACTGAAAAATTAAACCAGAACCAGAACGGTGCGCCCGCCTTAATGGCAGTTCTGGCTGTAATTGGAATTCTAGTGATTTACCATGAAACAGTAGGGTCCATGGTCGCTACTTGGTATAGATCTGAAACATATGCACATGGCTTTCTGATTTTTCCATTTGTTATTTATTTGATCTGGACTAAGCGGCATAGTATATGTGCTCATAACCAGCAACCGTGTCCTATGGCTCTTCTCGGTCTGGGTATACTGGGTTTCTTTTGGCTGGTTGCTGAACTGGCGAGTGTTCAGGTACTAACGCAATATATTCTTGTTGCAATGTTACCGGTGGTCGTTGCTGTTATTCTGGGCTATAGAATCATGTTTGCCATGGCTTTTCCTTTAGCTTATCTTTTTTTTGCGGTGCCTTTTGGCGATATGTTGATTCCGCCGCTGATCAATTTTACTGCCGATTTTACTGTGAATGCATTACAACTGACCGGAGTTCCCGTTTATCGTGAGGGAACTTTTTTCTCATTGCCTACAGGAAACTGGTCTGTTGTAGAGGCATGTAGTGGTTTACGTTATTTAATCGCGTCGGTCACACTGGGAACACTATATGCCTACCTAACTTACCGGAGTTTAAGCAGACGTCTGATATTTATATTTTTCTCAATATTGGTGCCCATCATTGCCAATGGAATTCGTGCCTATCTGATTGTGATGACCGGACATTTGAGTAACATGCAGTTAGCGGTTGGCGTAGATCATCTGATTTATGGCTGGATATTTTTTGGGTTTGTCATGCTAGTATTATTTTGGGTAGGATCCTTTTGGCGTGAGGATGACGACGAGGCAGCCACACCAAAACTGGGTGAGCAGCAATTGATCGGGGATGAGAAAAAAGTCACCTCCATTACAAAAACAGCTCTGATTACTTTTGCGGCGTTATCTATCACCTTGATTTGGCCCATTTACGCGGCATATCTTGAGAAAGATACAGTTCATGAACCTGAATTTAATTTCTATTTACCAGACCGGAAAGAGTGGTACATTGCCAGTGATCCAGTGACAGACTGGAAACCAATTTATATTGGACATCCTGGAAGATTCGAACAACATTATTCAGGCTTTGGAGATAACCGGGTTAGCTTGTATGTTACATACTATTTCAATCAACGACAGGGACATGAGTTGATTAATTTTGGGAATATGTTGGTGCCGGAAACCGATGCCCCGTGGCGTAAGATAGGTGAAAGAAAGAAATCTGTGATAATGGATAAAAATGAAATGACGGTGCGCCAAGCTCAATTAAGTTCATATTCAGGCAAATTATTGGTCTGGAGGTGGTATGTATTAGGTAATGAAGAAACAATTAGTGCTTATGTGGCAAAGGCCTTACTTGCGAAGAATCGATTGCTATACGGAGAAGATTTTGGGGCAGAGATAATTGTCGCTTCTCCTTATGACGTTGAGCCAGATGAGGCTGCATCTGTCCTTAAGCAGTTTCTATCTGATATGCTGCCGGTAATTTCTGATAATTTAGAGAATTTAAACAAGCAATAG
- a CDS encoding TIGR03088 family PEP-CTERM/XrtA system glycosyltransferase yields the protein MNAPPLIAHVIHRLDVGGLENGLVNLINRIPPSQYRHVIICIEDYTDFRQRITRDDVQVIALNKRVGYDLKLYTKLFRVLRELKPDIVHTRNLAALEAQLIAVAARIKARVHSEHGRDISDLKGENFKYNLLRKIIYPFVDHFITVSKDLEVWLTNLLGVSSNRISQIYNGVDNHRFSPGQPTHSGLAPSGFFSENSFVIGSVGRMEAVKDYPSLVRAFLQIIEKIPAARMRLRLMIVGDGSSRNECLSLVRQANADDLVWFPGERSDIPEFMRMMNLFVLPSLGEGISNTILEAMSSGLPVVATRVGGNIELVEEARTGILVSPGKQSELMEAMLSYYTTPELLDIHGKSARHKIETAFSMTAMINSYLRVYDQSLCLKD from the coding sequence ATGAATGCTCCGCCTTTAATTGCTCATGTCATTCATCGCTTGGATGTTGGTGGGCTTGAAAACGGTCTGGTAAATCTGATTAACAGAATCCCTCCGAGTCAATATCGGCACGTGATTATTTGTATCGAAGATTATACAGATTTTCGTCAGCGCATAACGCGTGATGATGTTCAGGTCATTGCCTTAAATAAACGTGTAGGATATGATCTAAAGCTATACACGAAATTGTTTCGAGTTCTGCGCGAATTAAAGCCTGATATTGTACATACACGTAATCTTGCGGCTTTAGAGGCTCAATTAATAGCTGTTGCGGCTCGGATTAAGGCGCGTGTACATAGCGAACACGGACGGGATATATCTGATTTAAAAGGAGAGAACTTTAAATATAATCTATTACGTAAAATAATTTATCCCTTTGTCGATCATTTCATTACGGTTAGTAAGGACTTGGAAGTATGGTTAACCAATTTGCTGGGCGTGTCATCAAATCGGATAAGTCAAATATATAATGGCGTTGACAATCATCGGTTTTCTCCTGGACAACCTACTCACAGTGGATTGGCGCCAAGCGGCTTCTTTTCAGAGAATAGCTTTGTAATTGGTAGTGTAGGGAGAATGGAGGCAGTTAAGGACTACCCGAGTCTCGTACGAGCTTTTTTACAGATTATTGAAAAAATACCAGCGGCTCGCATGAGGTTGCGACTCATGATTGTGGGCGATGGAAGTTCGCGTAATGAATGTTTGAGTCTGGTGCGGCAAGCAAATGCGGATGATCTGGTTTGGTTCCCGGGTGAGCGTTCAGATATTCCAGAATTCATGCGCATGATGAACCTGTTTGTGTTACCCTCGCTTGGCGAAGGAATATCAAATACAATTCTGGAGGCTATGTCCAGTGGTCTCCCTGTTGTGGCAACGCGAGTTGGTGGAAATATAGAGTTAGTCGAAGAAGCGCGAACTGGAATTCTGGTTTCTCCGGGAAAACAATCGGAGTTAATGGAAGCTATGTTGTCTTATTACACAACGCCAGAGTTGTTAGATATCCATGGTAAATCAGCGCGGCATAAAATTGAAACAGCTTTTAGTATGACAGCCATGATTAACAGCTATCTTCGCGTGTATGACCAGTCGTTGTGCCTGAAAGATTAG
- a CDS encoding DUF4389 domain-containing protein, with amino-acid sequence MKKEVEQPSQRNEILVRAIFMLFFIVVYSISKFLVTGIMIFQFVSIMLTEKPNEQILKFSQGLSIYISQIIQFLSFNSEQRPFPFSKWPDSASHSEAEG; translated from the coding sequence ATGAAAAAAGAAGTTGAACAACCATCACAAAGAAATGAAATTCTGGTCCGCGCGATCTTTATGTTATTTTTTATTGTCGTGTATAGTATATCGAAATTTCTCGTTACTGGAATTATGATTTTCCAGTTTGTGTCGATTATGCTTACAGAGAAACCAAACGAACAAATACTCAAATTTTCTCAAGGTTTAAGCATCTATATTTCTCAAATTATCCAATTTCTATCGTTTAATAGTGAGCAACGACCGTTCCCTTTCAGTAAATGGCCGGATAGCGCATCTCATTCTGAGGCTGAAGGTTAA
- a CDS encoding isoprenylcysteine carboxylmethyltransferase family protein, producing MMWLTAKFSPFLSIKQIHASIPLFMVIAGVILILMSSVSFLRQKTTLNPMKPESSSVLIKTGLYQYSRNPIYLGLATILLGWGLYLNNIVALLCIAGFVYYMNRFQIEPEEETLGKIFGVQFDEYKGRVRRWF from the coding sequence ATGATGTGGCTTACCGCAAAATTCTCTCCTTTTTTATCCATTAAACAAATACACGCCTCGATACCACTATTCATGGTAATAGCGGGAGTTATCTTGATCCTGATGAGTAGCGTTTCCTTCTTACGTCAAAAAACAACATTAAACCCGATGAAACCGGAATCATCTTCTGTTCTAATAAAAACAGGTTTGTATCAATATAGTAGAAACCCGATTTATCTAGGTTTAGCAACCATTCTTCTCGGATGGGGTCTCTATTTAAACAACATCGTGGCACTGTTGTGCATAGCAGGGTTTGTTTATTACATGAACCGGTTTCAAATTGAGCCCGAAGAAGAAACACTTGGGAAAATTTTTGGCGTTCAATTTGACGAATATAAAGGTAGAGTTAGACGGTGGTTCTAA
- a CDS encoding NlpC/P60 family protein gives MQEKKPSNYQLRSTELSKKPEQKTIIHKLYRQHREWEGVRYRLGGLNKNGIDCSGFVYLTYKSKLGMYLPRTTRQQSQLGKQIHKHELNAGDLVFFRTGPTSRHVGIYLENKKFLHVSQRKGVTISHMDNVYWKAKYWKSVRV, from the coding sequence TTGCAAGAGAAAAAACCAAGCAACTATCAGCTCAGATCAACCGAATTAAGCAAAAAACCTGAGCAAAAAACCATCATTCACAAGCTATATCGTCAACATAGGGAATGGGAGGGAGTCCGTTACCGACTAGGCGGTTTGAACAAAAATGGCATTGACTGTTCAGGATTTGTTTACCTAACCTATAAATCCAAACTTGGAATGTATTTACCTAGAACAACACGTCAACAATCACAATTAGGAAAACAAATTCATAAACACGAATTAAATGCGGGTGATTTGGTCTTTTTTAGAACAGGACCGACATCCAGACATGTTGGTATTTATCTGGAAAATAAAAAATTCCTACATGTTTCTCAACGCAAAGGTGTAACGATATCACATATGGATAATGTCTACTGGAAAGCCAAATATTGGAAATCCGTCAGGGTATAA